The Alteromonas mediterranea DE genome contains the following window.
CGTGCAACGCCTAACCTTGATAACTGGCGCCCTTGTGATCAGGTTGAGTCTGCTGTGTCGTGGAAGTCTGCCATTGAGCGCACTGACGGCCCAACAACACTAATCTTCACACGTCAAGGCTTAGCGCAGCAAGAAAGAACGGCTCAACAAGTGGCTGATATCGCGAAAGGCGGTTACGTACTTAAAGACTGTGAAGGTACGCCTGAGCTTATTCTTATTGGTACCGGTTCTGAAGTGCAGCTAGCTGTTGAAGCGGCAGAAAAACTTACCGAGCAAGGTAAAGCGGTTCGCGTAGTATCTATGCCATCTACTGATGTTTTTGATCGTCAGTCTGCTGACTACCGAGAAAGCGTACTGCCGTCTAGTGTTGTTAAACGCGTAGCGGTTGAGGCCTTGTCAAAATACAGCTGGTACAAGTACGTTGGCTTTAACGGCGCTATCGTAGGTATGGATACCTTTGGTGAGTCTGCACCTGCAGGCGACCTATTTAAGCACTTCAACATTACCACTGACGCTGTAGTAGAGGCTGCACTGTCTCTGTAAGAGGTAATAGATAAGCCTATGGTAAATATTGCCATAAATGGGTTTGGTCGTATTGGTCGTAACGTATTGCGCGCGCTTTATGAAAGTGGGCGCAATAACGAATTCAACGTGGTGGCCATTAACGACATTGCTAAACCCGAAGGCATTGCACATTTACTTAAATACGACACCGCCCACGGGCGGTTCCGTTTTGATGTGGCCTTAGAAAACAATACGCTAAATGTAGCGGGTGATGATATTGCTTTGCTTGCAATAAGTGATATTAAAGAGCTTCCGTGGAGAGACTTAGGCGTTGATATTGTGCTTGAGTGTACGGGAAAGTTTGATGACAGAGCGTCGGGGCAAGCGCATTTAGATGCAGGCGCTGGCAAAGTACTTTTCTCTTCACCCGGTTCACCAGATTTAGACAATACGGTCATTTTTGGGACCAACGAAGACACGTTGACCAGTGAACAAAAATTAGTCTCTAACGGTTCGTGCACCACAAACTGCATTGTTCCTGTCATTCAAGCGCTAGATGCGGCATTCGGTGTTGAAAGTGGTACGATAACAACCATTCACGCGTCTATGCACGACCAGCAGGTTATCGATGCTTATCACGAAGATTTGCGCAGAACCCGTGCGGCCAGTCAGTCAATTATACCTGTTGATACACGTCTTGCTGCGGGTATAGAGCGCATTCTGCCTAAGTTTGCGGGTAAGTTTGAAGCCATTGCCGTTCGCGTGCCTACTATCAATGTTACTGCCATGGACTTAAGCGTTACCCTTCAATCTAAGGTAACCATTGAGCAAGTTAACCAAGCCCTTCGCAGTGCAAAAGCAGGGCGATTACAAGGCATACTCGATTACACCGAAGAGCCTTTGGTGTCGGTAGATTTCAATCACGACCCCCACTCGTGTATTGTAGATGGTACACAGACAAGAGTCAGTCATAAGCAACTAGTAAAAACGCTGGTGTGGTGTGACAACGAATGGGGTTTTGCAAACCGTATGCTCGACACAGCAAAAGTGATGTTCGACGCAAAATAACGCATTGATGCTGCCAGGGCTGGTAGCACAGCCCGCGCAGCTTTCACAGTTAATTTGAGCGTGATTTTAAACGCACGCTCTACTGAATTTAAATTAACATAGGAAAGACAATGGCAATTCCAAGCATGAGCGACATGGCCTTAAACGGTCAGCGCGTACTAATTAGACAAGACCTAAATGTGCCGGTAAAAGACGGCAAAGTTACCTCTGATGCCCGTATCAAAGCATCTATTCCTACGATTAAAGCAGCCCTAGACGCAGGTGCGGCCGTTATGGTGATGTCTCATCTTGGCCGTCCTACAGAAGGCGAGCCTGCAGACGAATTCTCTCTTCAACCTGTTGTTGATTATCTTAATGACGCCCTAGACGTGCCTGTGAAGCTAGTTAAAGACTACCTAGACGGTGTTGAGCTTGCTGACGGCGAATTGGTTATCCTTGAGAACGTCCGTTTTAATAACGGCGAAAAGAAAGACGACGAAGCGTTATCTAAACAATACGCAGCACTTTGCGATATTTTTGTGATGGATGCATTTGGCACGGCGCACCGCGCACAAGCGTCTACCCATGGCGTTGCTAAATTCGCGCCAAAAGCCTGTGCTGGCCCATTACTTGCTGCAGAATTAGATGCACTGGGTAAGGCGCTAGATAATCCGAAGCGCCCAATGGTTGCCATTGTGGGTGGTTCTAAAGTATCGACTAAGCTTACCGTGCTTAAAACGCTAGCTGAAAAAGTAGATCAGCTTATTGTTGGTGGCGGTATTGCCAATACCTTTATTGCAGCGCAAGGGCACAATGTAGGTAAGTCGCTGGTTGAAATGGACCTTACCGAGCAAGCCACGCAGCTTATGAATGAAGCGCAGGCTAATGGCGGTAATATCCCAGTGCCAACAGACGTAGTAGTAGGCAAGGCGTTTGATGAGAACACTGAAGCTACGCTTAAAGTAGTCAGTGATGTTGCTGATGACGATATGATTTTTGACATTGGCCCGGATTCGTCAAAAGCCCTTGAAGATATTATTAAAAATGCCGGTACCATAGTATGGAATGGCCCTGTAGGCGTATTTGAATTTGAACAGTTCAGTGCTGGAACAAAAGCGCTGTCTGAAGCGATTGCCGCAAGCGACGCATTCTCAATCGCAGGTGGTGGTGATACACTAGCCGCAGTTGATAAATACGGAATTGCCGATAAGGTTTCTTATATTTCAACAGGTGGTGGCGCGTTCCTAGAGTTTTTGGAAGGCAAAACGCTACCAGCGGTAGCAGTACTAGAAGAAAAAAATAAATAAGCCTGAGCACTGCACACAAACGCAGTGCCTGATAGCTCAATATAGCTAAGGCCTAGTACAAACGTTACCCCATAGGTGTCACGCTCAGTAACAGCATTTTTGAGCGTGACCTATTAATCGGAAACGATTACCCCTGCGAAACAGTGAAGTACGCAGGCATAAATACCAATTTTATTACAGATGTGTTTACTTTAGGTACCGGCACGCCGTGTCTGAGACAAACAGATCTTTAATAGAATTGGTATAACAATAAACCCTACACCTGCCTATAAAGGCAGTATAATACAAAAGGAGTGTTGCAATGGCATCACAAGCTCAGCAGGCAATGCTGGATAAACTGAAGACGCAAACCGGTTTTATTGCAGCGTTAGATCAAAGCGGCGGTAGTACCCCTAAAGCGTTACGCTTATATGGCATCGAAGAGTCTGAATACAGCTCAGACGAAGAGATGTTTAACCTTGTTCACGAAATGCGTACGCGCATTATCACCAGCACCCCTTTTAGCGGCGAGCGCGTTCTTGGCGCAATCTTGTTTGAAAACACCCTTGATAGAGAAATAGAAGGCATGTCTTCTGCACACTTTTTGTGGCAGAAAAAGCGTGTTATTCCTTTTTTGAAAGTGGATAAAGGGTTAGCTGAAGAAAGCAATGGTGTTCAAGTGATGAAGCCTATGCCAGGGCTTGATGCACTATTAGCAAAAGCCGTAGCGCAAGACGTGTTTGGCACTAAAATGCGCAGTGTTGTTAAGCTTGCTAATCACCAAGGCATTAAAGATGTTGTTGCTCAGCAATTTGAAGTAGGTAAGCAAATTCTAGGGGCTGGCCTTGTTCCTATTATCGAGCCAGAAGTAGATATTCACAGCCCGCAAAAAGCAGAAGCAGAAGCACTACTTAAGCTAGAAATTTTAACCCAGCTTAACCTTCTAAATGAAGGTCAGGAAGTGATGCTCAAGCTAACGCTACCAACTGAAGCTAACTTTTATAAAGAACTTGTTGATCACCCTCGCGTACTTAAAGTGGTTGCGCTTTCTGGCGGTTACAGCCGTGACGACGCTAATGCTAAGCTTGCTGAAAACCAAGGTATGATCGCGAGTTTCTCTCGCGCTTTAACCGAAGGCGTATCTGCACAGCAATCTCAAGAAGAGTTTGAAGCAACACTAGATAAAGCGATTGAAGGTATTTACCAAGCTTCTAAGGCGTAATCATAAGCTCTGGCTATCTTCATTGACACCTTATAAGAGCGCCGTTGGCGCTCTTTTTATTTAGTCACTTTTCGCTGTTTTCTTAACGAGTAAAGTTGAAACGGCTAAAAAAGCGTTCAGCTTCTTCACTATCAAAGTTGTAGCCCATATTTGTCATCGCTTGTAAGGCATTTTCTACAGTATCGTAGAAGCCATAAAGAACCTCGGCAGTGTCGTAGCACTGAGAAATTTGATGCTTTGTTGTAAGCATAATATCGGTATCTAATATCACCACGGCAAGAAATGAGAGGCCGCGGGTTTTTCGCACTCGAGTATGCTTTACAAATATATCAAATGTTGAAGGGGGCATGAGGCTCTCACCGTAAAGACAGCTTACTTGTGCCCACTCGGTGCCTTGTTCAAATTTAGAAATGTCGGAAGACAGTTTAACCACGCCATTTCGCATGGTTTCATCATTCCACGGGCCCCTTGCTGATAAAAGCAGCAGTTGACCGCTTACGCTACATTCAAATTCGCCGTGCGGATTATTCATGGGGAATACCTTCAAGTCTTACTTAAAACTTAACACCTAACTGTCAGCACGCAACTAACCATTCGGCTAAATTCAAAGGCAGGCTTATGCGCTTAATCTCCTAGATGATGTCGCTCAACGTTTAATCTTTATTGCCTGAATTAATTCAGTAGTATGGGAAAGTTAAATGCATCACGGCAAAGTGATCACCCCATAAAAATGATCGGATAAAAACAAATAATTAAGGTGAGATATGTCTTTTACTAGAAATCACAGGTACCCGTCAGTCAAAAAACGGTATGCGATGTGGGCTGTGCTATTTAGCGTAGGCACGCTAGCTATGCCAGCCACAGTGCTTGCGAGCAATGAAACAGAATCTTTTACTACCGACTCTGAACGCTATTTTAAATCAGAAGATATCTTCAACCTTGAATACGTCAGTGAAGTCCAGGTATCTCCAAACGGTAAAAATATCGCGTACGTGCGCCGTTCAAACGACATCATGTCAGACAGTAGCCGCGCCAATGTTTGGCTAGCCTCGGTAGATGGTAAATCACACCGTCCCTTACTTTCTTCGAAAAAAAATTATTACTCTATTCGCTGGTCACCAGATGGCAGCCGATTAGCTTACCTTTCCAATGAAGAGGGTAAACCGCAACTGTATGTGCGCTGGATGGATACGGGGCAAACGGCGTTAGTCACCAACGTTACTTCAAGCCCAAGTAATATCACGTGGTCACCCGACGGAAAATACATTGCATTCACTATGAGTGTGGATGCCAAGGAAAAGCCGCTAGACGTTAAAATGCCTAAAAAGCCGGAAGGCGCAAAGTGGTCGCCTAAATTCCAATATATCACTAAGGCGCGTTATCAAGCCGATGGCAAAGGCGTGCTTGACCCTGCCTATACCCATATCTTTATTGTGCCCTCTGACGGAGGTACAGCAAGACAGTTAACCTCGGGCAACTACCATCACAACGGTCGGTTAAGTTTTGCGCCGAACGGTGAGAAGATTTATTTCTCTGCTAACCGAAGTGATAACTGGGAATATGAACCCGTTGAGGCCGATATATTTTCTGTTGATATGACGGGGAATATTGAACAATTGACGCAGGACAAAGGGCGAGAGTCGTCACCAGTAGTATCGCCTGACGGAAAGTATATTGCTTATGCGTACCGCGACGACGAAAAAGTGATGTACAAAAATAGCTATTTGTATGTAATGAATAGCGACGGCTCTGAACAAAGAAACATAACAAAAGATATTGATAATTCGGTGTCTAATTTTCACTGGAAAGACAATAAACGCATCTATTTTCAGCAATCAGTTCGCGGTCTGGCCCAGGTGGATGTGGTTTCGCTATCGGGTAGTGTAAAAGCCGTAGCAAAAGGGCTTGGTGGCACCACGTTAGGCCGACCTTATGTATTTGGTACTTACCATGCGGTTGGCGATGTTGTGGCCTACACCAAAGGTCGTACCGACCGGCCTGCAGATTTGTTCGTTACCACCAGAAAAGAGCGCCAGCTTACAGCACTTAATGAAGATGTTTTAGGCCACAAGCAGCTCGGTGAAGTGAAAGAAGTTGTTTACCCATCGTCTATCGACGGTGAGGAAATTCAGGGCTGGTACATTCTGCCGCCAAACTATGACAGCTCAAAAACCTACCCTCTCATTCTGGAAATCCACGGTGGGCCTAACCTAGCCTATGGGCCTGTATTTACTGCTGAATTGCAGCGCATGGCCGCAGAAGGTTACGTGGTGTTTTATGATAATCACCGAGGAAGTACGGGATACGGCGAACGCTTTGCGTTATTACTTCAAGGCAAATATAGCTCTGAGTACGACTTTGCTGACCATATGTCTGGGGTAGACGCGCTGATTGAAAAAGGCATTGCCGACCCTGAACGTCTATTCATTACGGGGGGCTCTGCAGGTGGTATTGCATCTGCTTATGCCATTGGTCTTACTAACCGTTTCAAAGCGGCAGTGGTTGCAAAGCCCGTTATTAACTGGCTGTCGAAAGTGCTTAGCGCCGATTCGGGCCTTTATCAAATTCCTTTTCAGTTCCCGGGAAAACCGTGGGACAACGTTGAGCACTACTGGAAGCGCTCGCCGTTATCGCTAGTGGGCAACGTTACTACGCCTACTATGCTAATTACCGGTGTAGAAGATAAGCGCACGCCAATGTCTGAAACCGAGCAATTTTATCAGGCACTTAAGCTACAAAAGGTTGACAGTGTATTAGTTAAAGTTCCCGGTTCGCCTCACGGTATTGCCGCTAAACCTTCACGAATGATTGGCAAAATAGAAAATATTCTGGCGTGGTTCAAGAAGTATGACAGCGACGCTGTCAAAAAGTAGGGCATTGCAAGAAAGGGCAAATACAGTCTGTATTTGCCCTAAACCTGGTGAGCTTTCTATTACAGAATAAGGCCTTAACTTTTACCTATCCAGCCGATGGGTGAATCTCACTAATATCGGGAAGCACGGTTAGCTTCAAACCCAATGCCTTCCAGTAGTGGCTTTCTCTTAAAAGGTCAGCAGAGATAATCGGCTTCTCGTCAAGCCAACCATCTGGAAACGTAATAGTGAGTTCGCTTTTGTCTACGTTGACCTTAAGTTCAGGTAAGAAACCTTCCTGACGCTTTATATTTAGCAGTACACCAAGGCGTAGTAGTGCAATTAAGCGCTTTATCGAATGCTCATCGAACAGATTAAACGAGGGGAGCTCATTGGTGCGGATCTTCTTTCTGTGGAAACGCACTAGTGTGGCTAACAATAGTTGCTGTTCTTGAGTGAAGCCCGGCATATCCACATTACCCAGTATATAGGCGCTGTGTTTTTGAATACCGCGGGAGTTAATTTGCATGCCTACTTCGTGCAGCAGGGCTGCCCAACCTAGCATGCTCTTAAAGTCTTTTCCCTTCAGTTTCCATGCTTTTT
Protein-coding sequences here:
- a CDS encoding phosphoglycerate kinase; translated protein: MAIPSMSDMALNGQRVLIRQDLNVPVKDGKVTSDARIKASIPTIKAALDAGAAVMVMSHLGRPTEGEPADEFSLQPVVDYLNDALDVPVKLVKDYLDGVELADGELVILENVRFNNGEKKDDEALSKQYAALCDIFVMDAFGTAHRAQASTHGVAKFAPKACAGPLLAAELDALGKALDNPKRPMVAIVGGSKVSTKLTVLKTLAEKVDQLIVGGGIANTFIAAQGHNVGKSLVEMDLTEQATQLMNEAQANGGNIPVPTDVVVGKAFDENTEATLKVVSDVADDDMIFDIGPDSSKALEDIIKNAGTIVWNGPVGVFEFEQFSAGTKALSEAIAASDAFSIAGGGDTLAAVDKYGIADKVSYISTGGGAFLEFLEGKTLPAVAVLEEKNK
- the epd gene encoding erythrose-4-phosphate dehydrogenase — protein: MVNIAINGFGRIGRNVLRALYESGRNNEFNVVAINDIAKPEGIAHLLKYDTAHGRFRFDVALENNTLNVAGDDIALLAISDIKELPWRDLGVDIVLECTGKFDDRASGQAHLDAGAGKVLFSSPGSPDLDNTVIFGTNEDTLTSEQKLVSNGSCTTNCIVPVIQALDAAFGVESGTITTIHASMHDQQVIDAYHEDLRRTRAASQSIIPVDTRLAAGIERILPKFAGKFEAIAVRVPTINVTAMDLSVTLQSKVTIEQVNQALRSAKAGRLQGILDYTEEPLVSVDFNHDPHSCIVDGTQTRVSHKQLVKTLVWCDNEWGFANRMLDTAKVMFDAK
- a CDS encoding alpha/beta hydrolase family protein → MSFTRNHRYPSVKKRYAMWAVLFSVGTLAMPATVLASNETESFTTDSERYFKSEDIFNLEYVSEVQVSPNGKNIAYVRRSNDIMSDSSRANVWLASVDGKSHRPLLSSKKNYYSIRWSPDGSRLAYLSNEEGKPQLYVRWMDTGQTALVTNVTSSPSNITWSPDGKYIAFTMSVDAKEKPLDVKMPKKPEGAKWSPKFQYITKARYQADGKGVLDPAYTHIFIVPSDGGTARQLTSGNYHHNGRLSFAPNGEKIYFSANRSDNWEYEPVEADIFSVDMTGNIEQLTQDKGRESSPVVSPDGKYIAYAYRDDEKVMYKNSYLYVMNSDGSEQRNITKDIDNSVSNFHWKDNKRIYFQQSVRGLAQVDVVSLSGSVKAVAKGLGGTTLGRPYVFGTYHAVGDVVAYTKGRTDRPADLFVTTRKERQLTALNEDVLGHKQLGEVKEVVYPSSIDGEEIQGWYILPPNYDSSKTYPLILEIHGGPNLAYGPVFTAELQRMAAEGYVVFYDNHRGSTGYGERFALLLQGKYSSEYDFADHMSGVDALIEKGIADPERLFITGGSAGGIASAYAIGLTNRFKAAVVAKPVINWLSKVLSADSGLYQIPFQFPGKPWDNVEHYWKRSPLSLVGNVTTPTMLITGVEDKRTPMSETEQFYQALKLQKVDSVLVKVPGSPHGIAAKPSRMIGKIENILAWFKKYDSDAVKK
- a CDS encoding fructose bisphosphate aldolase, whose amino-acid sequence is MASQAQQAMLDKLKTQTGFIAALDQSGGSTPKALRLYGIEESEYSSDEEMFNLVHEMRTRIITSTPFSGERVLGAILFENTLDREIEGMSSAHFLWQKKRVIPFLKVDKGLAEESNGVQVMKPMPGLDALLAKAVAQDVFGTKMRSVVKLANHQGIKDVVAQQFEVGKQILGAGLVPIIEPEVDIHSPQKAEAEALLKLEILTQLNLLNEGQEVMLKLTLPTEANFYKELVDHPRVLKVVALSGGYSRDDANAKLAENQGMIASFSRALTEGVSAQQSQEEFEATLDKAIEGIYQASKA